The region CAGTACTTTTGTTTGGAGCGACAtttgttgtttgtatgttttggaTTCCTGTGCAGATCACAGCCCTGAAAACATTATTCCAATTATAGCCTTTTAAGAACAAACATCAGGGCTGTTGTTTTCCAGACCGAGTCCAACATAAATCCAAAACTGTTATTACAGCTGACTGTTTGCCGTAGCAGCATTGGTCGTGTCTTCGCTGTGTTGTTGCAGCAATGTTATTATTACAAACGCACATTCAAAAACCATTTTCTGTTACAAACTCGACAGTAACGGAAAATAAAGCCAGGCTCACCATCTGAGGGTCGTTGGAGCGACTGACCCAGCCGGAGATCAGCTTCAGCGTCTCTCTCTTTACCGTCCTCATGCTCCTGATCAGAGGCTGTTtggtcaccatctcacctgagCAAACGACCAAAAGCAACAAGTCTCAGCTGCTGAAGTTGACcaatcaacaaacaaacacccacaAGCCTCTTAAAGTCAAACTTTTAACTTTGTGAACTATTGGCAGAAATATCAGAAACAGCCAccgacccacacacacacacacacacacacacacacacacacacacacacacacacacacacacacagacacagacacagagggagcAGGCAGGGGCTAACCATTAGTCTGGACAGCTGAGGAGATGTTTTCACTCAAACACTTGTAAACGTTGAGCATGTCTAAGTAGATTCGTCCCAGCTGGACAACGAAAGGATGTCCAACAGCTTTACAGGCTCTGACATTTGTCTTCAGGATGCTGCCCAGCTGACGCACCGTCTCAGCGTCCTTCAGGATGTCCACATTCTGCAACAGAGAGCCCACACTTCAGCAAAAGCGGCAAACAGATTCTAAACTCTCCAGTCGTCCAGCTGTCCTGCTGTCCTCACCTTGGTGGCCTGCTGGATGATGCTGTCCCACACCTGGTTTGGCAGAAGCATGTACTTCTCTATTAGAAGCTCCTGAACTGCCTGGTCTGTCTGAGCCCCAATCATGTAGCCCACCGCCTCATAAAACGTATGGACCTGCAGGGACGAGGGACAGGGAGTTAGATCTGTCTCACACCATCGCCAACAACGTACGTTTGCTGTTCACATGAAGGCTGCATGTAAATGTCCAGAGACAGAACGGACCTGCTGTGGCTGTAGGTCACAGATGatggtgttgatgttgttgagGATCTCGTCGATGAAGGGCATCACCTCTCCCACCTGGACCTGGACAAAATGACGCCGGCACTTCTGAGCAATCTTGATGAAGGTGTCACACGCCATGTCCTGAACGCCATCGTGGGTCTCTgagcgaggaagaggagaaaagtcTGATTCAGTgacagatttcagatttcaaCTTCTCGGTCTGCTGCGTGTGGAGCACTGGAGTTTCTCACCGTGCATGAACTCAAACAGCTTGTTGACGACGGTCTTGAGGAACTTCCAGTGAGCTCGCAGGAAGCGAGGATACTGGCCCACGATGTACATGATGTTGGATGCTATGATGGCCTTATTGTCTTTGCCTCTCTTCTGTTCACACAGGCCGAGCAGGTCCTGagtacataacacacacacacacacacacacacacaaacacaaacccgtTTCGTTAAGGATTACAGAGAAATTACTCAGGACTAACTGAACTGGACTACACGTGTCTGTCAGACACCAGCGAGTCGCCTGAATGCAGATATACTGTAAAACTGTCTTTGTGTCCCACCTTGATGACGGTGACCAGGAACCTCTTCTCGTCCTCCTCGTGCATCGCCCCGCTGATGGAGCCGATGGCCCAGCAGAGCATGTTCAGGTTCCTCCATGACCACTCGGTGCCGTTAACCTGATTGTGGAGCTTCTCCGTCATGATTCGCTCGGTATCGGCGTAATCCAGATGAGTCAGGTACACTGCACGGCGGGATGGGAGGAGGACGGGGGGGATTCATCAATACACAGTGGCCATATAAGCAGCAACCTGGCTACTGACCACagtcaggttttttttactgttatgCTGACGCAAATCAGCGTGACTAAACAATGATCCAGCAGCAGGTGttagtgaaaataaaactgaaaggtGTGAGACATTCAGCAGCCTGATAAACACACAACAGTCCAAAAGTAAATGAacactaaattaaaaactaaaaaggaaaaactaaacCGACCGAGAGTCTCCCTCATGTTCTTGTAGAGGTTAATGGCGTCTGTGTCCTTCATGAACTCCCTCACCACCTCGCCCTGATCGTTCTCCACCACCAGCACCTCCTCTGGTTTGGCCATGCGGCTCACCATCAGCAAACGTACCTACGAGAacaggaggaagacgaggaggaagaggacggaCGTGAGAGTCTGCTGACTGAGCCAACTATCCAAAAAATACAGCGTTAATGTGGAGAACCTCTCTGTGACTGAACAcgttagtgtgtgtttgctgacagTCCTACCTGGGACAGTACAGGCAGGTAGAGGTGTCTGCGTGGTGGGACATCAGACAGGAGCGGGGtgctggaggtggagaaggGGCTCTCCCTGTAGAGCTCTGCCGCCAGGTGGTTCCAGTACTCCAGACAGATCTTAAAgatctctgtctcctccacctCCGACACCAGCAACATGTAGTGCAGCGCCTGGAGACGAGCCAGAGTGTGGTGAGTAATCTACAGCAGCTGCTCGGCAGGTCGGTGCGGTCACCGAGACACGACGAGACACTTCCCTCTGTCTACTCTGTCACACTGAATGGTGCTGTAGCTAACACAACACCAGCCTCGGTGCTGTTCATATTAATTATTGGGCCAAAGAGGGAATAAGCTATAATCAGTAATGTTAACAGTCCATCCCGGGGACTGAAGCCTAAATTTTACTTTGTGGATCAACGTAAAATTTACCaccaaatatataataatatggacAGAGACACACGCATGTCTGTGTCCATTTAGGACTAAATTCGTAAAGAAAAGGACGTCTCAGTTTCTTAATCATCTGTCTTTCACAAGTGCCCAGACTCTAAATGCTGGAGTGCCCTTCATTTGATTGATTACCATCGATACACAGTTTAAATTTTGAGTACAgtccctttttttgtttttagtatttTCGTTGTATTGTATTTGTTGCCTACTCGTCCACAGGGTCCTCAAATGTCCCCCTGGGATAATTATCTCTGTGAATGTATGGGTGAATGAATGGACAGGTTGATGATTCTGCTGCAGTCTTCCTCTCAGGCTCCTCCTCAAACAATTATCTGTCTGTACTTCTGCAAGTGGACGCACATCCACAGTAGAGGTGGCCCTTCCCACAGTAATCAGCCTGTATGTTATTGCAAAGGTGTAAtcaggaaaaacagcagaaagaaaagaagtcaCAGCATCTGGAGGGGAATTTTCTTTCCATCAACACTGAAGCAGAGAAGGAAATGATTAAAAGCCACGAGCTGAGAGCTGTGGGTTTATTTACTCAACCAGATACCAACAACCATTTAAGTCTACCTTTCCACACGATAAACAAAACTCAGTTtgaacagtgaaaatgtcaggTTAGTCCTGTAATGATTGCTTTTCTGTTCCAACAGGAAGGGCTCCGTCCTGTCCTCTTACCTCCATCAGTGTCTCTCGCAGGTTTGGTCTCTTCTCGATGAGCTGGCCATGTTCTTTGAGGAAGGTGCAGAGGAACAGACTGAGGTTCTGGATGAAGTTCTGCTCGTCGTCCTTCCCATTGGAGTAGGCCACTCTGATGTTAGTGTTCAAAGGCAGCATCTGACCAAATGACAAAACAGCTCAACTTTATTTATACTCTGACTTTATATTCCTATAATTATGTTGTGTACTTTGAGGATATTGTATTTGCTGTAAGTAGGTTTAGCTGATCCATGAGACCACCCAATACCATCCAAAACTGGATCTACAATTTTTGGCAAAATACTGCTTTTACAGGTGTGTACAGAGGTACATTTATTAACAGTCCTCGGGGTCTGTTGTCCAACCAGGTAGTTGGGATGGAACCAGTGGGTCACGTGATCATTCTGAGAACTGAGGAAAAATTATTCTACTACCAGAAAATAggattttttctctttttgtgagGAGAAGCTGCAAGTTGAGAATTTCAGGCATCACAAATAAAGAAGCAGCACTAGATATTATAAACTACAGATAAACTTCAGCCTCTGACTTTGCTGATTTATTCTTTCTATCAGGGAAGGTGTCTTTTTAGGCCTGATAACTCACACGGCTGTTTAGTCATTCACATTTGGAGTGAATGACGATTATGGTCTGATTCAGGTCATCTGTTATTAAACTGTTATTCAGGAAAgtacaaatattaaaatgtgtgtattgcTATAACATGATTTATTAAAGTTACACGATGTTCTGGTGGTTTGGAAGCGGGTTTGTAGAAACTATTAGTTACAGCCTCCCAGATAGTCGTCTCTCTCGCCTTTAGCCTCTCTATAGGCGTGTCACGATCATTGCATCTAACCAGAAACTACACCTGTGTCAGCTGACTCAGTATATACAGTAATGTGAAGTGTGCCAGTCTCCCTCTGTGTTGCCTGAGGAAGGTCAATGGAGCCAAAACTGTCTGTGAATGTAAGATTTTCTAAACAAACAATagcaacaaagacaaacacacgcaATTCAAAAACAGAATACTACCAAGTGTTCCACTTATTTTCAACAACAGCTGGGTGTTTGGAATTTCCCCTGTGGCTTCCAACTGTGCTGCTCTATCAGAACCTCAAGCTCCCTCTGCCCACAGACCAGTTATTCATGTGTAGTTGTAataacagtaaacaaacagaaaactgcatCTGACAGTgtaatgtctttgtgtgtgtacgcaaCAACAGGCCGAGAGCAAGAACTAGTTTGTGCTGCCTGCAGACATGAAgcatgtgtgagtctgtgtggggTAGGAAACTGTGTGGCAGGAAGAGGTTTgcacaaagtgtgtgtctgtgtgtaataaCAGAGTGGGCACCAATAAGTGTGATTGTGTACAATCATACAATTAACATAAGCAGCACTCaaaatgattgtgtgtgtgtgtgtgtgtgtgtacctgtttaAGCTGGCACATGGTGAGAGTAAACAGGTTGACAAACTGCTCCTCGTACTGGTTGACGCTCACTCCAGCGATCTCCGTCAAGCATTTCAGTGTCACGTTGCGAAACATCGGCACGTTCAAGAACTGAAGCACATAAACAAAAGAATTAGGTCAGTGATAAACCACCAGTTTAACTGTCCCGTCTGTTTTACACGTCAGCGCATCGACTCGTTTTTCTGTGATTTACATCCCTGATCACAGATCCCTCATCACAGACCCAGGTTAAGTCGCTCCCGGGCAGATGTGGGAGAAAATTCAAACTAAGTTTGAGTGTGTGGCTGTCACATTTGTTAGAGGACACTGAACAATATAACTTATCATATTTGACATTTCTgtagtctctgtgtgttttcacttacGATTGAGTCACTTAAAAGACATCATTTCCAAGATTTTGTGACAGAGATTAAAGCTGATCGTTTAATGTTTCGATGTGCTGAACATGAGCTGGTTTACCTTGTAGACCAGGGTGCTGATGAGTTTGGTCTCGAAGATGTAACCTAAAGGAATCCAATTCAGGAAGCGGAGGAGAGTTTCCAGTGTGGCATGGACCAGTGGGGCATTCTGGGAGTTTTCCTGTTCAGAGTGAGAACAGACCGTGGTATTTATCAAACATCAGACGCAGACGCTGAGAACGGTTTGGTGTCAACTTTGTCTTACCATCACAAACTGGCACAGCTGGAATATTTGGGAGAACTCGTTGCACATGCTGAAACACAGAGATATATTCAATATTAATGACGACAACATGAATAGCTTCACTTACTCCACAGGTAAAGCAGAAAATTCTTTAATTCTCTTTATTCTTataagcccacacacacacacacacacacacacacacacacacacacacacacacacacacagaggactcTCCTTACTTCATTAGGGGATGAAACTAGGATCTATGTGATCtagataaaatataaaaagaaaaacctacaACAGGAACCATCATCACTCTAGAATTAAATTTAGCCACGATTTCACAAACTTACATCTCTGCATAATCAGCAGACAGAGTCTGAACAGCTGCGAAACTCTCCACCCTCCTCCGTCAGCACACGTCAGATTTCTTTAGTTACCTGTCTTTGAGGTGCTTGGCCTTCACC is a window of Toxotes jaculatrix isolate fToxJac2 chromosome 4, fToxJac2.pri, whole genome shotgun sequence DNA encoding:
- the xpo1a gene encoding exportin-1, producing the protein MPAEMTMLADHPARQLLDFSQKLDINLLDNVVNSMYHDIGSQQRVAQEVLTNLKDHPDAWTRVDTILEFSQNMKTKYYALQILEAVIKTRWKILPRNQCEGIKKYVVGLIIKTSSDPGNLEKEGVYISKLNMILVQILKQEWPKHWPTFISDIVGASRTSESLCQNNMIILKLLSEEVFDFSSGQMTQVKAKHLKDSMCNEFSQIFQLCQFVMENSQNAPLVHATLETLLRFLNWIPLGYIFETKLISTLVYKFLNVPMFRNVTLKCLTEIAGVSVNQYEEQFVNLFTLTMCQLKQMLPLNTNIRVAYSNGKDDEQNFIQNLSLFLCTFLKEHGQLIEKRPNLRETLMEALHYMLLVSEVEETEIFKICLEYWNHLAAELYRESPFSTSSTPLLSDVPPRRHLYLPVLSQVRLLMVSRMAKPEEVLVVENDQGEVVREFMKDTDAINLYKNMRETLVYLTHLDYADTERIMTEKLHNQVNGTEWSWRNLNMLCWAIGSISGAMHEEDEKRFLVTVIKDLLGLCEQKRGKDNKAIIASNIMYIVGQYPRFLRAHWKFLKTVVNKLFEFMHETHDGVQDMACDTFIKIAQKCRRHFVQVQVGEVMPFIDEILNNINTIICDLQPQQVHTFYEAVGYMIGAQTDQAVQELLIEKYMLLPNQVWDSIIQQATKNVDILKDAETVRQLGSILKTNVRACKAVGHPFVVQLGRIYLDMLNVYKCLSENISSAVQTNGEMVTKQPLIRSMRTVKRETLKLISGWVSRSNDPQMVAENFVPPLLEAVLIDYQRNVPAAREPEVLSTMATIVNKLGAHITGEIPKIFDAVFECTLNMINKDFEEFPEHRTHFFYLLQAATSQCFPAFLSIAPAQFKLILDSIIWAFKHTMRNVADTGLQILYTLLQNVSAEEAAAQSFYQTYFCDVLQHIFSVVTDTSHTAGLTMHATILAYMFNLVEEGKVSVALSAASPANNQAHVQEYIANLLKTAFPHLQDAQVKVFVTGLFSLNQDIPAFKEHLRDFLVQIKEFAGEDTTDLFLEEREAALRQAQEEKHKLQMSVPGILNPHELPEEMCD